The following coding sequences lie in one Paenibacillus durus ATCC 35681 genomic window:
- a CDS encoding DAK2 domain-containing protein yields MSKRSINGIDFTAMVLAGANKLQQHAEHVNSLNVFPVPDGDTGTNMNLTMTTGVGELRKNHSASIGQCSGVLSKGLLMGARGNSGVILSQLFRGFGRYAAAYEELNSQQFAAALQSGVDTAYKAVVKPVEGTILTVAKEAARHAVFLARRTTDINELMTEVLAKAKEALAGTPDLLPVLKQVGVVDSGGQGLVYIYEGFLDSLLNGQFADSGQGQAAREPVHAGQAVMLTKSEVKSAYVPASAQSQLSTEDIEFLYDMEFFINRKLGGPQAEAFDEDQFRKALSLNGDSIIVISDDDTIKVHVHSKAPGEVLNLALLYGEITQIHILNMREQHRDLLIAGIDIAPSPEVFADIPEEKSSVEAPAVPPADDLAPYGFIAVSSGDGITEIFKSLGIDVVLAGGQTMNPSTEDFVNAVTSISAKHIYILPNNSNIVLAAEQSKELLEGEREITVIASKSIPQGIAAAFAFQEEESVDSNTERMLEAINRVKSGQVTYAVRDTKYEEMDIKAGQYIGISNSKIVAAAEDLLSASQALLSKMLKSGDEIITILTGQEADLRDTEALEGWLGANYPDAEIEIHEGGQPLYYYLFSVEA; encoded by the coding sequence TTGAGTAAGCGTTCTATAAACGGAATAGATTTTACAGCGATGGTACTGGCCGGCGCTAATAAGCTGCAGCAGCATGCGGAGCACGTGAATTCCCTGAATGTTTTTCCGGTTCCGGACGGGGATACGGGGACCAATATGAACTTGACGATGACCACAGGGGTGGGTGAATTGCGGAAAAATCATTCTGCTTCCATTGGACAATGTTCCGGCGTTCTGTCCAAAGGTCTGCTGATGGGCGCGCGCGGTAATTCCGGCGTTATCTTGTCCCAACTGTTCCGCGGATTCGGCCGTTATGCCGCAGCATACGAAGAATTGAATTCTCAACAGTTTGCGGCTGCGCTGCAATCAGGTGTGGATACCGCGTATAAAGCGGTAGTCAAGCCGGTGGAGGGGACTATCCTGACTGTAGCCAAGGAAGCTGCCAGACATGCCGTTTTTCTGGCGCGGCGAACAACTGATATTAATGAACTGATGACCGAAGTGCTGGCCAAAGCCAAAGAGGCGCTTGCGGGAACGCCAGATCTTCTGCCGGTGCTCAAGCAGGTGGGAGTTGTGGATTCGGGAGGTCAAGGTCTAGTTTATATATATGAAGGTTTTTTAGATTCTTTATTAAATGGGCAGTTCGCGGATTCCGGACAGGGACAAGCCGCCCGCGAGCCGGTTCATGCAGGGCAGGCAGTAATGCTGACCAAGTCGGAGGTAAAATCGGCATATGTGCCTGCATCGGCCCAGTCGCAGCTGTCGACGGAGGATATCGAGTTCTTATATGACATGGAGTTCTTTATCAACCGCAAGTTGGGAGGCCCCCAGGCTGAGGCGTTTGATGAGGATCAATTCCGGAAGGCGTTATCGCTGAATGGCGATTCCATTATCGTCATTTCTGACGATGACACCATTAAGGTACACGTTCACTCCAAGGCTCCGGGTGAAGTGTTGAATCTCGCGCTTCTCTATGGGGAGATTACCCAAATTCATATTTTGAATATGCGCGAGCAGCATCGCGATTTATTGATAGCCGGGATCGATATCGCCCCGAGTCCTGAAGTATTTGCAGATATTCCCGAAGAAAAAAGCAGCGTAGAGGCACCCGCGGTACCCCCGGCAGATGATTTGGCGCCGTATGGTTTTATCGCGGTTTCCTCCGGCGACGGGATTACTGAAATTTTCAAAAGCTTGGGCATTGATGTAGTGCTTGCAGGCGGCCAGACGATGAACCCGAGTACAGAGGATTTTGTAAATGCCGTCACGTCAATTTCAGCGAAGCATATCTATATTTTGCCGAATAACTCCAATATCGTTCTAGCCGCTGAGCAGTCCAAAGAGCTTCTAGAAGGCGAACGTGAAATTACGGTTATCGCGAGCAAGAGTATTCCGCAGGGCATTGCCGCTGCGTTCGCTTTCCAAGAGGAAGAGTCGGTAGACAGCAATACCGAAAGAATGTTGGAGGCCATTAACCGGGTGAAATCGGGACAGGTCACCTATGCCGTGAGGGATACCAAATACGAGGAAATGGACATTAAGGCGGGACAGTATATCGGTATTTCCAATTCCAAAATCGTAGCCGCCGCTGAGGATCTGCTGTCTGCCAGCCAGGCGCTGCTGTCCAAGATGCTGAAGAGCGGAGACGAAATCATTACTATTTTGACAGGGCAAGAAGCCGATCTTCGGGATACGGAAGCGTTGGAGGGTTGGCTCGGAGCGAATTATCCCGATGCGGAAATTGAAATTCACGAAGGCGGTCAGCCGCTGTACTATTATTTATTCTCGGTAGAAGCTTAA
- a CDS encoding DegV family protein: MNHTVIVTDSTSDIPPSMVEAYGIHVVPLTLMFGEESYRDGVDMTPEQFYERLPRSPQLPTTSQPSPVEYMDVYRNILEQYPDSPILSFHISSGLSGTYQSALLAKSMLEEEGGRITVFDSLSASYGFGMLVVHAARLAAEGKGPEEILESVERLRRSRKLYFLVDTLEYLQKGGRIGKASAFLGTLLNIKPILSIDDEGIIYAVEKVRGRKKAAARMIELFKSDLQGTDKINVAVGHTAQPAAGEEFLQELSAYFTLEEKVLTNVGPVVGSHVGNGTLAVFVWPA; encoded by the coding sequence ATGAATCATACCGTTATCGTCACCGACAGCACATCTGATATCCCTCCGTCCATGGTGGAAGCTTACGGCATCCATGTCGTACCGCTTACCCTCATGTTCGGGGAGGAATCTTACCGCGACGGGGTCGATATGACGCCGGAACAGTTCTATGAGCGACTTCCCCGTTCTCCGCAGCTGCCGACCACGTCACAGCCATCGCCGGTCGAATATATGGATGTGTATAGAAATATTTTGGAGCAGTATCCGGATAGTCCGATATTGTCTTTCCATATTTCTTCTGGACTGAGCGGAACCTACCAATCCGCGCTGCTCGCCAAATCGATGCTGGAGGAAGAAGGCGGCCGGATCACCGTATTCGATTCCTTATCCGCTTCCTACGGATTCGGTATGCTGGTGGTTCATGCGGCCCGTTTGGCTGCCGAAGGGAAAGGCCCGGAGGAAATCTTGGAGTCGGTCGAACGGCTTCGCCGCTCGCGAAAGCTTTATTTTCTGGTGGATACGCTAGAATACTTGCAAAAGGGAGGCCGGATTGGCAAAGCTTCGGCTTTCCTTGGCACACTGCTCAATATTAAGCCGATTCTGTCAATCGACGACGAAGGCATTATCTATGCAGTAGAGAAAGTCAGAGGACGAAAAAAAGCGGCGGCCCGTATGATCGAGCTGTTCAAGAGCGATCTTCAGGGCACGGACAAAATCAATGTAGCTGTCGGACACACCGCTCAGCCAGCTGCCGGTGAAGAATTTCTGCAGGAGCTCTCCGCGTATTTTACACTGGAGGAAAAAGTGCTGACTAACGTAGGGCCGGTTGTCGGAAGTCATGTCGGCAACGGCACGCTTGCCGTATTTGTGTGGCCCGCGTAG
- the recG gene encoding ATP-dependent DNA helicase RecG, producing the protein MILSLDTTMVKQISGVSAQKQAELHAFGIFSVKDLLEYYPFRYEDYRPKSLSEVKHGDKVTVEAKVMGVPVLQRFGGKSRLSCKMMTGSWMFTATWFNRHYVREQLTAGRQVVISGKWDQKRSQITVADYEFPDRGEGKTGTLQPVYSVGGKITQGWLRKTIAQALLQFGDMIPEILPQPIMQKYDFMPRKRAIATIHQPEDSQEGQQGRRRMVYEELFLFQLKVQAFRTLNRGRMDGMVHTVDNATVRQFVRSLPFELTNAQKAAELEILQDMRSPYCMNRLLQGDVGSGKTALAAIALFATVRSGFQGALMVPTEILAEQHSRSLQAMFEPFGISVALLTGSVNGRKRKDLLASLQMGLVDVVVGTHALIQEDVFFRELGLVVTDEQHRFGVNQRSILRRKGYNPDVLTMTATPIPRTLAITVFGDMDVSTLSERPKGRIPISTYWVKPDMMERVLNLVRREVGQGRQAYIICPLIEESDKLDVQNAIDLHIQLSQAFPDYRVGLLHGRMTPGEKDEVMRAFYDNEVQVLVSTTVVEVGVDVPNATLMIIMDADRFGLSQLHQLRGRVGRGEHASYCVLVADPKSEVGRERMAAMTETDDGFEVSRRDLELRGPGDFFGTKQSGLPEFRLADMAADFAVLEQARGDAAELLQDGSFWTSAEFAPLRSYLQKEQIFQGDLID; encoded by the coding sequence ATGATTCTGTCTTTGGATACAACCATGGTTAAACAAATTAGTGGCGTGAGCGCTCAAAAGCAGGCTGAGCTTCACGCCTTTGGCATATTTTCGGTGAAAGATTTGCTGGAGTATTATCCTTTCCGCTATGAGGACTACCGGCCGAAATCGCTTAGCGAAGTGAAGCACGGGGATAAAGTAACGGTCGAGGCCAAAGTTATGGGCGTCCCGGTGCTTCAGCGGTTTGGCGGGAAGTCGCGTCTCAGCTGCAAAATGATGACGGGATCGTGGATGTTTACGGCTACCTGGTTCAACCGGCATTATGTGCGTGAGCAGCTGACGGCGGGCCGTCAAGTTGTCATCAGCGGAAAATGGGATCAGAAGCGGTCGCAAATTACAGTCGCCGATTATGAATTTCCGGATCGCGGGGAAGGAAAGACCGGAACGCTGCAGCCTGTGTACTCGGTCGGCGGCAAAATTACGCAAGGCTGGCTCCGCAAGACAATTGCCCAGGCGCTGCTGCAATTTGGGGATATGATCCCCGAAATTTTGCCGCAGCCCATTATGCAAAAATACGATTTTATGCCGCGTAAACGGGCAATCGCCACGATCCATCAGCCCGAGGATTCACAGGAAGGCCAACAGGGACGCAGAAGGATGGTCTATGAGGAACTGTTTCTGTTCCAACTGAAGGTTCAGGCTTTCCGTACGCTCAATCGGGGCAGGATGGACGGTATGGTGCATACGGTGGACAATGCCACGGTTCGCCAATTCGTACGCAGTCTTCCGTTCGAGCTGACCAATGCCCAAAAGGCGGCGGAGCTTGAGATTTTGCAGGATATGCGTTCTCCTTACTGCATGAACCGGCTGCTTCAAGGCGATGTGGGTTCCGGCAAAACGGCGCTCGCGGCAATCGCGCTGTTCGCGACGGTCCGTTCGGGCTTTCAGGGAGCGCTCATGGTGCCGACAGAGATTTTGGCCGAACAGCACAGCAGATCGCTTCAGGCGATGTTCGAGCCGTTCGGCATTTCCGTAGCGCTGCTGACCGGCAGCGTGAACGGCCGCAAGCGCAAGGATCTGCTCGCCTCGCTGCAAATGGGCCTCGTCGATGTGGTCGTCGGAACGCATGCTTTGATTCAGGAGGACGTGTTCTTTAGGGAACTCGGTCTCGTTGTAACGGATGAGCAGCACCGGTTTGGGGTGAATCAGCGCAGTATTTTGCGGCGTAAAGGCTACAATCCGGATGTGCTTACGATGACGGCGACCCCGATTCCGCGGACGCTGGCGATAACCGTCTTCGGGGATATGGATGTCTCCACCTTGTCCGAGCGTCCGAAAGGACGTATTCCGATCTCTACCTATTGGGTGAAACCGGACATGATGGAGAGGGTGCTGAATCTGGTCCGCCGCGAGGTGGGGCAAGGGCGTCAAGCATACATCATCTGTCCGCTGATTGAGGAATCGGACAAGCTGGATGTGCAGAACGCGATTGATCTGCATATTCAGCTGTCCCAGGCTTTTCCCGATTACCGGGTAGGCCTGCTGCATGGCCGGATGACGCCTGGGGAGAAGGACGAGGTCATGCGCGCTTTCTACGATAATGAAGTACAGGTGCTCGTATCGACGACTGTTGTCGAGGTAGGCGTCGATGTGCCGAATGCGACCCTGATGATTATCATGGACGCCGACCGGTTCGGACTGTCCCAGCTTCATCAGCTTCGCGGGCGCGTCGGGCGGGGAGAGCATGCTTCCTACTGCGTGCTGGTGGCCGATCCGAAATCGGAGGTCGGACGCGAGCGCATGGCGGCGATGACCGAAACGGACGACGGTTTTGAAGTCTCGCGGCGCGATCTTGAGCTGCGGGGGCCAGGGGATTTCTTCGGCACGAAGCAGAGCGGTCTGCCGGAGTTTCGCCTCGCGGACATGGCAGCTGATTTTGCCGTTCTTGAGCAGGCGCGCGGCGATGCCGCCGAATTGCTGCAGGATGGCAGCTTTTGGACATCCGCCGAGTTCGCGCCGCTGCGAAGCTATCTCCAGAAAGAACAAATTTTTCAAGGCGATCTGATCGATTGA
- a CDS encoding stage VI sporulation protein F — protein sequence MSYQQYGISPQLVERIKTKMKNPAVKERIKNLINGVSKQQLQDPGVVRRLVRNASAILGERLSSDQEDSIVRFVIAQKIDPNSTFHLIRLWGMFR from the coding sequence TTGAGTTATCAGCAATATGGAATCAGTCCTCAGCTGGTGGAGCGGATCAAGACGAAGATGAAAAATCCGGCGGTCAAGGAACGGATCAAGAATTTGATTAACGGCGTCAGCAAGCAGCAGCTTCAGGACCCTGGCGTGGTGCGCAGACTGGTGCGGAATGCTTCAGCTATCCTGGGGGAAAGACTCAGTTCTGATCAGGAGGACAGCATAGTCAGATTCGTCATTGCCCAAAAAATCGACCCGAATAGTACCTTCCACTTGATTCGCTTATGGGGGATGTTCCGTTAG
- a CDS encoding cation:proton antiporter: MSHIVFEVGLAIALVALSGLLAAKLRFSVIPFYILIGMAVGPHAFHIWHLDFRFIESAALIEFMGRIGVLFLLFYLGLEFSVGRLVKAGKSIAMGGTIYILINFSLGLVLGWGLGFPLEEILVVAGITTISSSAIVAKVLVDLKRTANPETEMILGIIMFEDVFLAVYISILSGLVLSGSSSLGGVLLSALIALAYMLGLLIIGRKLVPVINKALNIRSGELFALVIFAILFLVAGFSETIHVAEAIGALLVGLVLAETEHVKRIEKLIIPFRDFFGAIFFFSFGLTIDPRTLGGEALWYSLAAVVVTLLGNFIAGLLAGRSAGLSPRASSNIGLTIVSRGEFSIIMANLGKAGGLLAILQPFAAMYVLILAILGPLLTKESKWIYRVLDKVFKFESRHVKRMAQKRTPASEEQ, encoded by the coding sequence ATGAGCCATATCGTATTTGAAGTCGGACTGGCGATAGCGCTTGTGGCGCTGTCCGGATTACTCGCTGCGAAATTGCGCTTCTCCGTCATTCCGTTTTATATTCTGATCGGTATGGCGGTCGGACCGCATGCTTTTCATATTTGGCATCTGGACTTCCGGTTTATCGAAAGCGCCGCTCTGATTGAATTTATGGGCAGGATCGGCGTCCTGTTCCTACTGTTCTATCTCGGGCTGGAATTTTCCGTGGGCAGGCTGGTCAAAGCGGGAAAATCGATTGCAATGGGCGGAACAATCTATATTCTGATTAACTTCTCCCTTGGTCTGGTGCTGGGCTGGGGACTCGGTTTCCCGCTCGAGGAAATTCTGGTGGTAGCAGGAATTACGACCATTTCCTCCAGTGCAATCGTAGCTAAGGTTCTGGTAGACCTGAAGCGGACCGCCAACCCGGAAACAGAAATGATTCTGGGCATTATCATGTTCGAGGACGTGTTTCTGGCGGTCTACATCTCCATTCTTTCCGGCCTGGTGCTCAGCGGCTCCTCCTCCCTTGGCGGAGTATTGCTGTCGGCTCTGATTGCGCTGGCCTATATGCTGGGCCTCCTTATCATTGGCCGAAAGCTGGTCCCCGTAATTAACAAGGCGCTTAATATCCGCTCCGGCGAACTATTCGCTCTCGTCATATTCGCCATTCTGTTCCTGGTGGCGGGCTTTTCCGAGACGATTCACGTTGCGGAAGCGATTGGAGCGCTGCTGGTCGGCTTAGTTCTTGCTGAGACGGAACATGTCAAGCGGATTGAGAAGCTGATTATTCCGTTCCGCGATTTTTTCGGAGCCATCTTCTTCTTCAGCTTTGGTCTCACGATCGACCCGCGCACTCTCGGCGGAGAAGCCCTTTGGTATTCGCTGGCTGCCGTGGTCGTTACGCTGCTGGGGAATTTCATTGCCGGCTTGCTTGCCGGGCGCAGCGCCGGCCTGAGCCCGCGGGCATCTTCCAATATCGGCCTTACCATCGTGTCGCGCGGCGAATTCTCCATCATTATGGCCAATCTTGGCAAAGCGGGCGGTCTGCTCGCCATTTTGCAGCCGTTCGCCGCCATGTATGTGCTGATCCTGGCGATTCTCGGACCACTGTTGACCAAAGAATCCAAATGGATTTATAGGGTGCTTGATAAAGTATTTAAATTTGAGAGCAGGCACGTTAAGCGAATGGCCCAGAAGCGCACCCCTGCCTCTGAGGAACAATAG
- a CDS encoding cation:proton antiporter regulatory subunit, with protein MNFRECDLPGIGRKFVLQTRSGDKLAIIVHDDGRRELYHFEYDDPDQSISMVTLDDEEARYISAIIGGVTYKPRSLESIEVALDDLIIEWYRLEPGFSSVGRTIGELDIRARSGVTIIAVIEKNHTKHLSPGPELRLPADCLIVAAGEREQHKQFRHILRNGCG; from the coding sequence ATGAACTTTAGAGAATGTGATTTGCCCGGAATCGGGAGAAAATTTGTGCTGCAGACCCGCAGCGGCGATAAGCTCGCTATTATTGTACATGATGACGGACGGCGGGAGCTGTATCATTTTGAATATGACGATCCGGATCAAAGTATTTCCATGGTTACACTGGACGACGAAGAAGCCAGGTACATTTCGGCTATTATCGGGGGCGTCACATACAAGCCAAGGTCGCTTGAATCCATTGAGGTTGCGCTGGACGATCTGATTATTGAGTGGTACCGTCTGGAGCCGGGGTTCAGTTCTGTGGGCCGTACGATCGGCGAGCTTGATATCCGCGCCCGTTCCGGTGTGACTATAATAGCGGTCATCGAAAAAAATCACACCAAACATCTCAGTCCCGGCCCCGAACTTAGACTGCCGGCGGACTGCCTCATTGTTGCTGCAGGAGAGAGAGAACAGCATAAACAATTTAGGCATATTTTGCGGAATGGATGTGGTTGA
- a CDS encoding DUF2500 domain-containing protein, with translation MSEWTGVATFEQPSAFELFWHDMPVFFKIFLLVFFSIIIYVIFKGIKQWMANNASEVLTVSCTVVAKRFRVSGGSGDSSASTNYYVTFETPSGDRLELGVPDRLYGLIVEGDRGDLTYQGTRFKGFERAPGRDMMR, from the coding sequence ATGAGCGAATGGACCGGGGTAGCTACGTTTGAGCAGCCCAGTGCTTTTGAACTCTTTTGGCATGATATGCCGGTATTCTTCAAAATCTTTCTCTTGGTATTTTTCTCTATAATTATTTATGTCATCTTTAAAGGAATTAAACAGTGGATGGCTAACAATGCAAGCGAAGTGCTTACGGTTTCCTGTACGGTCGTTGCCAAACGCTTCCGGGTGAGTGGAGGTTCGGGAGACTCAAGCGCAAGCACGAATTATTATGTAACCTTTGAAACGCCAAGCGGCGACCGATTGGAGCTTGGAGTGCCTGACAGGCTGTACGGATTGATTGTTGAAGGCGACCGGGGAGACCTGACCTATCAAGGGACGAGATTCAAAGGGTTCGAGCGGGCACCCGGACGGGACATGATGAGATAA
- a CDS encoding NlpC/P60 family protein, whose amino-acid sequence MFENRKKIVFLTSALSAAVLAASACGSVRNDGQLRTNAVKPSVHSRSYIENLPVTDPSGKTWVALEAAANSLGYRIEEEPGGGGYAKIGYSDVMYRVRPGSASAFSLGKGCTLPDAPKRQNDKIYMTTDALSKLFNTKVSWNPGSGEISIAPPKEQSTEEKHTAVKSDKPFRIQSLSSSQANELISYAKKFLGVPYEFGAAPYEESKTFDCSSFTRHVFKKFGVDLPRLARDQDNVGTSVSRQQLEPGDLIFFTVPGRFEKDTIPGHVGIYIGNGEFIHTWGDPGVQISKLDSGYWSNVILHMRRVL is encoded by the coding sequence ATGTTCGAGAATCGAAAAAAAATAGTGTTTTTGACCTCCGCACTGTCTGCAGCCGTTCTGGCCGCATCAGCCTGTGGAAGCGTTAGAAATGACGGACAGCTCCGCACAAATGCGGTAAAGCCTTCGGTTCATTCAAGAAGTTATATCGAAAATCTTCCAGTAACTGATCCATCCGGAAAAACATGGGTCGCTCTGGAGGCAGCGGCCAATTCGCTTGGCTACCGTATTGAAGAAGAACCCGGCGGCGGCGGTTATGCCAAAATTGGATACAGCGATGTAATGTACAGAGTGCGCCCGGGCTCGGCAAGCGCCTTCTCGCTGGGTAAAGGCTGTACCCTCCCGGATGCGCCTAAACGGCAAAATGATAAAATTTACATGACAACTGACGCACTTTCAAAATTATTCAATACGAAAGTCAGTTGGAATCCGGGAAGCGGCGAGATTTCCATCGCCCCCCCGAAAGAACAAAGCACGGAAGAGAAGCACACAGCGGTTAAATCAGACAAACCGTTCCGCATTCAGAGCCTATCCTCGTCACAAGCCAATGAGCTAATCTCCTATGCCAAGAAATTTCTGGGCGTTCCTTATGAGTTCGGGGCAGCTCCTTACGAGGAATCCAAGACATTCGATTGTTCTTCATTTACCCGCCATGTCTTCAAGAAGTTTGGTGTCGATTTGCCGCGTCTGGCTAGAGATCAGGATAATGTCGGAACATCCGTCAGCCGGCAGCAGCTTGAGCCCGGTGATCTGATTTTCTTTACCGTACCCGGCAGGTTCGAGAAAGACACTATTCCCGGCCACGTCGGCATTTATATCGGGAATGGAGAATTTATACACACCTGGGGCGATCCCGGAGTTCAGATCAGCAAGCTGGACAGCGGATATTGGAGCAACGTCATTTTGCATATGCGGCGCGTCCTTTAG
- a CDS encoding ABC transporter substrate-binding protein, whose amino-acid sequence MKRKKIWLGLSLCVMLAAAGCGNNNNTANTGAAASPGSTAQSTDAKTYKIAVSQYVEHPSLDATYDGIIAALKDAGIVEGQNLTIDFENAQADAANNLSIAQKIASEDNDLTIGIATPSAQALVQAVKNDTPVLFAAVTDPLDAKVVTNLEHPGGNVSGASDTNPEAIVRLMDFIAAQFPNVKKLGIIINEGEPNAVSMADKAKAALDKHGIELVKAPVANTSEVKQAAESLVGRVDALYITLDNSVVSGVDSIIQVANENKLPFFSSDRDTVERGAFATVGFKYFDHGYQVGQMAVEVLKNGKKIGDLPVTVQQKLDVILNLKAAAAQGIEVTDAMKKEVVDQTNDIIQ is encoded by the coding sequence ATGAAGAGAAAGAAAATTTGGCTGGGGCTCAGTTTATGCGTCATGCTCGCAGCGGCAGGCTGCGGTAACAATAATAATACGGCGAATACTGGCGCCGCGGCCTCCCCGGGCAGCACCGCACAGAGCACCGATGCCAAAACTTACAAGATCGCCGTATCGCAGTATGTTGAGCATCCGTCGCTTGATGCGACGTACGACGGCATTATAGCCGCACTTAAGGATGCGGGGATCGTCGAAGGACAGAACCTTACTATTGACTTTGAGAACGCTCAGGCGGATGCAGCCAACAATTTGTCCATCGCCCAGAAAATTGCGAGCGAAGACAATGATCTGACGATCGGAATTGCAACGCCGTCCGCTCAAGCGCTTGTGCAGGCGGTCAAGAACGATACGCCGGTATTGTTTGCAGCCGTAACGGACCCGCTTGATGCCAAAGTGGTCACGAATCTTGAACATCCGGGAGGAAATGTGTCAGGGGCGTCGGATACGAACCCTGAGGCGATTGTCAGACTGATGGATTTCATCGCCGCTCAATTTCCAAATGTGAAGAAGCTGGGAATTATTATCAATGAAGGCGAACCGAATGCCGTTTCAATGGCGGACAAAGCCAAGGCTGCACTAGATAAGCATGGGATCGAGCTGGTTAAAGCTCCGGTGGCTAATACTTCTGAAGTCAAACAAGCCGCCGAATCCTTGGTTGGACGGGTGGACGCGCTCTACATTACACTGGATAACTCGGTTGTAAGCGGGGTTGATTCCATCATCCAGGTAGCCAATGAGAATAAGCTTCCGTTCTTCTCGAGCGACCGCGACACTGTCGAGAGAGGCGCTTTTGCCACAGTCGGCTTTAAATACTTCGACCATGGATACCAAGTCGGACAAATGGCGGTTGAAGTGCTCAAGAATGGCAAGAAAATCGGCGATCTTCCTGTGACGGTGCAGCAGAAGCTGGACGTTATCCTTAATCTGAAGGCCGCCGCCGCTCAAGGCATTGAAGTAACAGACGCCATGAAGAAAGAAGTAGTTGACCAGACCAACGATATCATCCAATAA
- a CDS encoding ABC transporter permease, producing the protein MWNSMLGAVELGLLYALMALGVYITFRILDFPDLTVDGSFATGGAIAAVMITHGYSPWLATLGALAGGILAGLCTGLLHTKGKINGLLSGILMMIALYSINLRILGKPNVSLMGETTLISLMNPLYVMPFVVLAVKLLMDVFLRTDLGLALRATGDNSRMIRSFGVNTDSTTILGISLSNGLVALSGALIAQYQAFADSSMGIGMIVIGLASVIIGEAIFGSRSVFRATLAVVLGSIVYRIVVALALRVEWLDASDLRLITAIIVIIALVFPSVQRFLKQKNNARKRTAELAEQALKGKRGGAADAKAR; encoded by the coding sequence ATGTGGAATTCAATGCTTGGAGCGGTGGAACTGGGGCTGCTTTATGCTTTAATGGCTTTAGGTGTATATATTACGTTTCGGATTTTAGATTTTCCGGATTTGACGGTTGATGGCAGCTTTGCCACTGGCGGCGCTATTGCCGCCGTTATGATCACCCACGGCTATTCGCCGTGGCTGGCTACGCTCGGGGCGCTCGCCGGCGGTATTCTTGCCGGACTGTGCACTGGCCTGCTGCATACTAAAGGGAAGATTAATGGACTGCTGTCGGGGATATTAATGATGATCGCCCTTTATTCGATTAATTTGCGGATCTTGGGCAAGCCCAATGTGTCGCTGATGGGCGAGACCACGCTGATTTCCTTGATGAATCCGCTGTATGTCATGCCGTTCGTCGTTCTCGCCGTCAAGCTGCTGATGGATGTGTTCCTGCGCACCGATCTGGGACTTGCTCTGCGGGCGACGGGAGACAACTCGCGGATGATTCGCAGCTTCGGTGTGAACACGGACAGTACAACGATTCTCGGCATCAGCCTGTCGAACGGGCTGGTGGCGCTCTCTGGAGCACTCATTGCCCAGTACCAGGCCTTTGCCGATTCCTCAATGGGCATCGGGATGATCGTTATCGGCCTTGCCTCCGTTATTATCGGCGAAGCAATCTTTGGCTCACGCAGCGTGTTCCGCGCGACGCTGGCGGTTGTGCTTGGCTCGATTGTGTACCGGATTGTTGTCGCACTTGCGCTGAGGGTGGAATGGCTTGACGCCTCTGATCTTAGATTGATAACGGCTATTATCGTAATAATCGCCTTGGTGTTCCCATCGGTGCAGCGCTTCCTCAAGCAAAAGAACAACGCCCGCAAGCGTACGGCTGAGCTGGCCGAGCAAGCCTTGAAGGGTAAGAGAGGGGGTGCTGCTGATGCTAAAGCTCGATAA